One stretch of Pradoshia sp. D12 DNA includes these proteins:
- a CDS encoding acyl-CoA thioesterase, whose product MESMVTVRFSETDALGHVNNTSYFIYLEEARLHFLKEMELDLKIRNWSFILASTKCDFLSQAYFDQILKINTTVSRVGTKSFQLEHDIYCAQTGNPIAKGTAILVQFNFDKQESEPIPELLKEKLLRLVEAV is encoded by the coding sequence ATGGAATCAATGGTAACCGTCCGTTTTTCGGAAACAGATGCACTTGGTCATGTGAATAATACAAGTTATTTCATTTATCTCGAGGAAGCTCGTCTTCATTTTTTGAAAGAAATGGAACTGGATTTGAAAATAAGAAATTGGTCATTCATTTTGGCCTCGACTAAATGTGATTTCCTCTCTCAAGCCTATTTTGATCAAATATTAAAAATTAACACGACTGTATCCAGAGTGGGGACAAAGAGCTTTCAGCTTGAACATGATATTTACTGTGCCCAAACCGGTAACCCGATTGCCAAAGGGACTGCCATCCTTGTTCAGTTTAATTTTGACAAACAGGAAAGTGAACCGATTCCTGAATTGCTAAAAGAGAAACTGTTGAGGCTGGTCGAAGCTGTTTAA
- a CDS encoding enoyl-CoA hydratase/isomerase family protein, producing the protein MDDHLKEKGRWMMEHLLIKEIGSVLVLTLNRPESLNAFSPEMITGLISELKKADKNPNVKVIILNGAGRAFSAGGDVKTMGTKSAATTYEYLGVINECILTMKEIETPIIAAVHGFAAGAAFNLALASDLIVAAEGSKFVLSFSQVGLISDAGGSYFLPRLVGPHLAKQFFFSAEPIPAERLYELGVINKLVPLEALRDEAIQYATMLSHGPGKAYGQMKKLIDYSFTATLEDVLERERITQTMMIATEDHQEGVSAFKEKRKPQFTGK; encoded by the coding sequence ATGGATGATCACTTAAAAGAGAAAGGGAGATGGATGATGGAACACTTATTAATAAAAGAAATAGGTTCAGTATTAGTATTAACATTAAATAGACCTGAAAGCTTGAATGCTTTTAGTCCGGAAATGATAACAGGACTAATTAGTGAATTAAAAAAAGCTGATAAAAATCCTAATGTGAAAGTGATTATTTTAAACGGAGCAGGCCGGGCGTTTAGTGCCGGCGGAGATGTAAAAACGATGGGAACCAAATCAGCAGCTACTACCTACGAGTATTTAGGAGTCATAAATGAATGTATTTTAACGATGAAGGAGATTGAAACTCCTATTATTGCTGCGGTACATGGTTTTGCGGCAGGGGCCGCTTTTAATTTGGCGCTAGCCTCCGATTTGATTGTGGCCGCTGAGGGAAGTAAGTTCGTTTTAAGTTTTTCACAGGTTGGCCTTATTTCGGATGCAGGAGGTTCCTATTTTCTTCCACGCTTAGTTGGTCCGCATTTGGCGAAACAATTTTTCTTTTCAGCTGAACCTATACCAGCAGAACGTTTATATGAACTTGGGGTTATTAATAAACTTGTACCTTTGGAAGCTTTGCGTGATGAGGCGATTCAATATGCGACTATGTTATCCCATGGTCCAGGAAAAGCATATGGGCAAATGAAAAAACTGATTGATTATTCTTTTACGGCTACTCTCGAAGATGTCCTAGAGAGAGAACGTATCACTCAAACGATGATGATAGCCACGGAGGATCATCAAGAAGGTGTATCTGCATTTAAAGAAAAAAGAAAGCCGCAGTTTACCGGCAAATAA
- a CDS encoding 2-phosphosulfolactate phosphatase, producing the protein MLKVHVLLTKEDISPEKLASGNKIAVVLDILLATTTIVTALQNGATEVIPVLNQDEAIKVSRQFENGQALMAGELHAEPIDGFFYPGPVKISTRIHGKTLILSTTNGTVALHKAAYANLVYISSLLNNAAVAQAILNDSKDETIVVICSGNSGEFSLEDFYGAGHLIANITCRTNQGIELNDAGKAALAFYDSHSSNSYSVLAASRVGLLLTKYGLKEDLLLSSTSGCYEIVPVFKNNRFILTVKKEV; encoded by the coding sequence ATGCTGAAAGTTCATGTCTTGCTGACCAAGGAAGATATATCACCAGAAAAACTGGCCTCAGGCAACAAGATAGCTGTTGTACTAGATATTCTCCTGGCCACAACCACGATTGTAACAGCTTTGCAGAATGGAGCAACAGAGGTTATTCCCGTTCTAAATCAGGACGAAGCTATTAAAGTAAGCAGACAATTTGAGAACGGACAAGCCTTGATGGCTGGGGAATTACATGCAGAACCAATCGATGGATTTTTTTATCCAGGACCGGTTAAAATTAGCACGCGTATCCATGGTAAAACCTTGATTCTTTCAACTACTAACGGCACAGTGGCTCTACATAAAGCGGCATATGCAAATCTAGTGTATATATCCTCCTTGCTTAATAATGCTGCCGTGGCACAGGCGATACTGAATGATAGCAAGGATGAAACTATTGTCGTGATTTGTTCAGGAAATTCAGGAGAATTCAGCCTAGAGGATTTCTATGGTGCCGGCCATTTAATTGCAAATATAACCTGCAGAACCAATCAAGGGATTGAGCTGAATGACGCTGGAAAAGCTGCATTGGCTTTTTATGACAGCCATTCATCTAATTCATACTCAGTTCTGGCGGCATCCAGAGTTGGATTGCTATTAACCAAATACGGATTAAAGGAAGATCTTCTGTTATCAAGTACAAGTGGATGTTATGAGATTGTTCCTGTGTTTAAAAATAATCGCTTTATATTAACGGTAAAAAAGGAGGTATAG
- a CDS encoding DUF368 domain-containing protein, translating into MEWKNIYRGMLMGISDLIPGVSGGTIAFILGIYDRLLLSISGFFSRDWRRYLGFLLPLAIGMGFTILTFSRLIDYLLEHHHEPTQFFFVGLIIGVLPFIIRQAEVKKHFTGKHFVVVVLVAIMMAALGFLKPNESVVISDVTLLSGLGLFFSGWLASMAMLLPGISGSFILLLLGVYSTVISALSDLNFTIIILVGAGAVVGFIVSSKAISFLLRAYPHMTFAVIMGLIIGSIFVIVPGLPTGIGTILLCCITFVAGLLVTKIFTK; encoded by the coding sequence ATGGAATGGAAAAACATATATCGTGGTATGTTAATGGGAATCAGTGATTTAATTCCCGGTGTAAGTGGAGGAACCATAGCGTTTATATTAGGTATTTATGATCGCTTATTATTATCAATCAGTGGCTTTTTTAGCCGTGATTGGAGAAGGTATCTGGGCTTTTTATTGCCACTGGCAATCGGTATGGGGTTTACTATACTGACGTTTAGCCGATTGATTGATTATTTGCTAGAGCATCATCATGAACCGACACAATTCTTTTTTGTAGGGTTAATCATCGGTGTACTGCCATTTATTATAAGACAGGCAGAGGTGAAAAAACACTTTACAGGAAAGCATTTTGTGGTTGTCGTTTTGGTCGCGATCATGATGGCAGCACTAGGTTTCCTGAAGCCGAATGAATCTGTTGTTATATCTGATGTAACGCTTTTATCTGGGCTTGGATTATTCTTTTCCGGCTGGCTTGCAAGTATGGCTATGCTGCTTCCAGGTATTAGTGGCTCGTTTATATTATTGTTGCTCGGTGTTTATTCAACTGTTATTTCTGCTTTATCAGATTTAAACTTTACAATTATTATACTTGTAGGGGCTGGAGCAGTGGTTGGCTTTATTGTGAGCAGTAAAGCAATTAGCTTTTTACTGAGGGCATATCCACATATGACGTTTGCAGTCATAATGGGGTTGATTATTGGATCTATATTTGTAATCGTTCCTGGATTGCCAACAGGAATAGGTACTATACTGCTATGTTGTATAACTTTTGTGGCAGGTCTTTTGGTAACGAAAATTTTTACGAAGTAA
- a CDS encoding quinone oxidoreductase family protein, which yields MKAIQFTEYGGPEVLKMVELDRPKPGPYEVLIEIHVVGVNYADTARREGQYVVPTKLPFVPGAEVAGVVVETGSEVTNVNIGARVVTLIESGGYAEYAVAEARSVILLKEELDLKEAVALPLQGLSAYHILKTMGQLQEGETVLVHAAAGGVGTLAVQLAKLMGAGKVIATASTEEKLELARSLGADVCINYTKEGWYKDVLEATNGRGVNVALEMAGGDVFKETLKCLATFGRLVIYGVASGEQAVMHPSSLMARNQSVIGFFLPQIMRKPELLLPSMRDLFSFLEEGKLKLIIGEVHPIEEAAKVHELLQSRKTTGKVILQVRR from the coding sequence ATGAAAGCCATTCAATTTACTGAGTACGGAGGACCAGAAGTATTAAAAATGGTCGAATTAGATAGGCCGAAACCTGGTCCATATGAAGTATTAATTGAAATACATGTAGTTGGTGTGAATTATGCAGATACTGCCAGACGCGAAGGCCAATATGTTGTACCAACCAAACTTCCTTTTGTGCCAGGAGCAGAAGTTGCCGGGGTTGTAGTCGAAACTGGCTCAGAAGTGACAAACGTAAACATTGGAGCAAGAGTGGTCACGCTGATTGAATCTGGAGGATATGCTGAGTATGCTGTTGCAGAGGCTCGGTCCGTAATTCTCCTGAAAGAAGAACTGGATTTAAAAGAAGCGGTCGCCCTCCCACTTCAAGGTTTGAGTGCCTACCATATTTTAAAAACAATGGGGCAATTGCAAGAGGGTGAAACCGTTCTCGTTCATGCAGCAGCTGGAGGAGTTGGGACTTTAGCAGTCCAATTGGCTAAATTAATGGGCGCCGGTAAGGTAATTGCAACTGCCAGCACGGAAGAAAAGCTGGAGCTTGCACGTTCTCTGGGAGCTGATGTATGTATCAACTATACAAAAGAGGGTTGGTATAAAGACGTGCTGGAAGCGACAAACGGCCGTGGAGTTAATGTGGCGCTCGAAATGGCTGGCGGTGATGTTTTTAAGGAGACACTGAAATGCTTAGCTACGTTCGGGAGATTGGTGATATATGGTGTCGCAAGCGGAGAACAGGCCGTGATGCACCCCTCATCCTTAATGGCGAGAAACCAGTCGGTCATTGGATTCTTTCTTCCGCAAATTATGAGAAAACCAGAATTGCTGTTGCCGAGCATGCGTGATCTCTTTTCATTCCTAGAAGAGGGAAAATTAAAATTAATAATAGGTGAAGTCCATCCGATTGAGGAAGCAGCGAAAGTACATGAGCTACTGCAATCGAGGAAAACAACAGGAAAGGTAATACTCCAGGTTCGTCGTTAA
- a CDS encoding TetR/AcrR family transcriptional regulator, with the protein MKQKIKNTSISLFEQKGFAETSIQDIVDSLGVTKGTFYYYFASKEELLMNIHLDYINGLIERQEAILNTSKKTCRQKIHDIAYLLVSDIRTQGLSAKVYFREMKLLSEDKLEEILPKRDQFRFNIEDLIKQGIKTEELRSDLNPTIITFGILGILNWSYQWFNPEGVISEHELADMFVEMIMKGIEKGE; encoded by the coding sequence ATGAAACAAAAAATTAAGAACACCAGCATTTCTTTATTTGAACAAAAGGGTTTTGCAGAAACATCCATACAGGATATTGTTGATTCTTTGGGAGTTACAAAGGGAACCTTTTATTACTATTTTGCAAGTAAAGAAGAATTATTGATGAATATTCATCTCGATTATATTAATGGATTAATTGAAAGACAGGAAGCGATCCTAAATACCTCGAAGAAAACCTGTAGACAAAAAATACACGATATAGCGTATTTACTAGTGAGTGATATTCGAACCCAAGGTTTAAGTGCAAAGGTGTACTTCCGGGAAATGAAACTATTATCCGAAGATAAGCTGGAAGAGATTTTGCCAAAGCGTGATCAATTTCGCTTTAATATTGAAGATTTAATTAAGCAGGGGATAAAGACAGAGGAGTTACGTTCAGATCTAAATCCTACCATTATCACATTTGGTATTCTTGGAATATTGAACTGGAGCTATCAGTGGTTTAACCCTGAAGGTGTTATTTCTGAACATGAATTAGCAGACATGTTTGTAGAGATGATCATGAAAGGAATTGAAAAAGGGGAGTAG
- a CDS encoding SDR family NAD(P)-dependent oxidoreductase codes for MRFHEQVAVITGGGSGIGKATALRLAKEGANVILVGRTLEKLESVVDEINNQSHHIQATCFAADVTKEEEVTALLDFIEDHFMDLHVVINNAGGSVQSKIMDTAVEAWDIVQEVNLKSVFLVSKILGKFMMEHANRGGNRAFVNIASLSGHKAAAHIPHYSSAKAAVLNFTKALAFEMAPYGIRANSVSPGFVETPLTEWALTNERFVKSIERNTALKRVGTSEEIANVIAFLASSEASYMTGTDVLVDGGWMIT; via the coding sequence ATGCGATTTCATGAGCAAGTTGCCGTGATCACTGGCGGTGGCAGCGGGATAGGAAAGGCTACAGCTCTGCGTTTGGCTAAAGAAGGAGCAAATGTCATTCTAGTTGGAAGAACCTTAGAAAAGCTTGAAAGTGTTGTTGATGAAATTAATAATCAAAGCCATCATATCCAGGCAACCTGTTTTGCGGCCGACGTTACGAAAGAAGAGGAAGTAACAGCGTTGTTAGATTTTATTGAGGATCATTTTATGGACTTGCATGTGGTCATCAATAATGCAGGTGGTTCAGTGCAATCAAAAATAATGGATACGGCCGTAGAGGCTTGGGATATCGTTCAGGAAGTGAATTTGAAGAGTGTGTTTTTAGTTTCAAAAATACTTGGAAAGTTTATGATGGAGCACGCTAACCGTGGAGGTAATAGGGCATTTGTCAATATAGCGAGTCTATCTGGCCATAAGGCTGCTGCTCATATACCTCATTATAGTTCTGCAAAAGCAGCTGTGTTGAATTTTACGAAGGCACTTGCTTTTGAAATGGCCCCATATGGTATCCGTGCAAACTCCGTATCACCTGGATTTGTTGAAACACCGTTGACAGAATGGGCTTTAACGAATGAACGGTTTGTGAAATCAATAGAACGCAACACAGCATTGAAAAGAGTAGGAACCAGTGAGGAAATAGCCAATGTTATTGCCTTTTTAGCATCGAGTGAAGCTTCATACATGACTGGTACAGATGTACTGGTCGATGGGGGATGGATGATCACTTAA
- a CDS encoding phosphotransferase family protein: MTQRVSKDTIPVRSGEELQQHVLEAFLRSKINDLPEGNLEIEQFSAGHSNLTYQLKIGTWEAVLRKPPLGPVAPKAHDMQREYSILSEVHPLFSPAPKPILYSDDEHVIGSPFFIMERKQGIVFDTSVPEGIKPSRELFQNLSREMVGRLVQLHSISYQETGLKEISKPDGFMERQTNGWIARYERAKTDDIPNIQELEKWLVDHIPASCDASIIHYDYKLNNAIFNEDGTEMVGLFDWEMTTVGDPLADLGVAMSYWAEGDDSEVLKKGLGKPSVTIWDGFYTREQFISEYARQSGRDVSNMNFYLTFAYFKLAGICQQIYYRYHNGQTKDPRFASFDKYVKTLIEHAYSLTRNQ; the protein is encoded by the coding sequence ATGACCCAAAGAGTTAGTAAAGATACGATTCCCGTACGAAGCGGAGAAGAATTGCAGCAGCATGTACTTGAAGCATTTCTGCGGAGTAAGATTAACGATTTGCCAGAAGGAAACCTGGAAATTGAACAATTCTCGGCAGGTCATTCAAATTTAACCTATCAATTGAAAATAGGAACATGGGAAGCTGTTTTAAGGAAACCACCGCTAGGTCCTGTAGCTCCAAAAGCCCATGATATGCAAAGGGAATACAGCATCCTCTCAGAAGTACATCCTCTTTTCAGTCCGGCTCCAAAACCAATCCTTTACTCAGATGATGAACATGTTATAGGGAGTCCGTTTTTTATTATGGAACGAAAGCAAGGTATTGTATTTGATACTTCTGTCCCTGAAGGCATTAAACCTTCCCGTGAACTCTTTCAAAACTTATCTCGGGAAATGGTAGGACGGCTTGTTCAGCTTCATAGCATTTCATATCAGGAAACTGGATTAAAGGAAATCAGCAAGCCTGATGGTTTTATGGAAAGACAGACAAATGGATGGATAGCACGTTATGAAAGAGCAAAAACAGATGATATTCCAAATATACAAGAATTAGAAAAGTGGTTAGTCGATCATATTCCAGCTTCATGTGATGCTTCAATTATTCATTATGACTATAAATTGAACAATGCGATTTTTAATGAGGATGGAACGGAAATGGTCGGTCTATTTGACTGGGAAATGACGACGGTTGGGGATCCGCTCGCTGATCTTGGAGTAGCTATGAGCTATTGGGCAGAGGGGGACGATTCTGAAGTATTGAAGAAAGGACTGGGGAAGCCATCTGTTACGATTTGGGATGGATTTTATACAAGGGAACAATTTATTTCAGAATATGCAAGACAAAGCGGCCGTGATGTCTCCAATATGAATTTCTATTTAACATTTGCCTATTTCAAATTAGCGGGGATTTGTCAGCAAATCTACTATCGTTATCATAATGGCCAAACAAAGGATCCGAGATTTGCCAGCTTTGATAAGTATGTAAAAACATTGATTGAGCATGCTTATTCACTTACAAGGAATCAATAA